atatatatactcccactggtggaaacatgtcatgtttagagggaaggaggatactccatccacattggggtctatatatatatatactaccactggtggaaacatgtcatgtttagagggaaggaggatactctatccacattggggtctatatatatatatactaccactcgtggaaacatgtcatgtttagagggaaggaggatgctccatccacattggggtctatatatatactaccactggtggaaacatgtcatgtttagagggaaggaggatgctctatccacattggggtctatatatatactaccactggtggaaacatgtcatgtttagagggaaggaggatactctatccacattggggtctatatatatactcccactggtggaaacatgtcatgtttagagggaaggaggatactctatccacattggggtctatatatatactcccactggtggaaacatgtcatgtttagagggaaggaggatactctatccacattggggtctatatatatactaccactggtggaaacatgtcatgtttagagggaaggaggatgctctatccacattggggtctatatatatactaccactggtggaaacatgtcatgtttagagggaaggaggatgctctatccacattggggtctatatatatactaccactggtggaaacatgtcatgtttagagggaaggaggatgctccatccacattggggtctatatatatatatactaccactggtggaaacatgtcatgtttagagggaaggaggatgctccatccacattggggtctatatatatactaccactggtggaaacatgtaatgtttagagggaaggaggatgctccatccacattggggtctatatatatatatactaccactggtggaaacatgtcatgtttagagggaaggaggatgctccatccacattggggtctatatatactcccactggtggaaacatgtcgtTGCCTTATGCTgctgtatgacccagtgggtgaataaacttggtttcaGCTTTACTTAACGTCCGTGAGTTTTTTACTCTGTTTATTTGTAATCTAACAAAACCAAATCTCCTATTGGCCCATTTGACAGGCTGAAGGGTTCCAAAGTCGGTAAGGGCTCCAGAGTGGGCTCCAACATGACTCTGTACCACAGCGACGACTTCACAAAGGCTTACCCAGCGGGCGGAGTCACCTTGTCGGTGGGTTCCGTGCTGCACGTGGGCGTGTCCGTAGAGGAGTCCGAGACGGAGCGTTTCGTGGTCGTTCTGGAGGACTGCTATGCCACACAATCCCCCGACCCTAAAGACATCATGCGATACTACATCATTCAGAACAAGTATGTGTGCAGGTGTCTTGGTTTATACTCAAGGAACATATGGAGGAggttttcccagacacagattaagtctgGTCctggactaacactttacatggaGCTTCTCCATTGCTTTTTACTCCAGGATCAGGCTTATTCTGTGTCTGGGAACCGAACCCTAATGTTTGTGTATTTTTTGTTGCATTATCTAACCTAAACCCTGGTCCTCCCTGTTTCCTAGATGTCCGACTGAATTCCGTCaggtgagggtggaggagagCGGCTCGTCTCTCAGGGCTCGCTTCTCTGCTCTGCTGTTCCTGTACCAGGGGGACTACCGGGACGTCTTCCTGCACTGCAGACTCAACCTGTGTGACCAGAGGAGCTCCTCCTGCACTCCAGTGAGTCCTGCATCTTTCCCGCTGACTCATCCACTTTGTttgtggtctctctctggtctcactcagtttgtgtgtggtggtttctgagtctctctggtctctctgtctcagtatctggtctctctgtctccttctcgtctctctgtctcagtgtctggtctctctgactccttctcgtctctctgtctcagtgtctgatctctctgactctttcccgcctctctgtctcagtgtctggtctctctgactCCTTCTGGTCTCACTGTCtcagtgtctggtctctctgactctctctggtctctctgtctcagtgtctggtctctctgactctttcccgCCTCTTTGTCtcagtgtctggtctctctgactCCTTCTCGTCTCTGTCTCATTATCTGATCTCTCTGACTCCTTCTcgtctctctcctcaggtgtgCGCCAAAAGGAAATACCGCTCTGtcaccccctctgtccccctcgaACCCCTCACCATCGGACCAATCACCTGTGAGTACGACATCATAAGTTAGCAATCAAAACCAATAAGTGAATAGATGTCAATCAAACAAATTATTTTGATGTCAGTGATGGACACTCAGGTAACTAAGTAACTAAATAACTAACAGTGTATTTGTTTTTGACTTTCAGGGTCCCAAAATGAAGATTGAACTTGTCATGCTTCCTGTCTCCTAAAAAATGAATCCAGTTATCTAAATAATTTATGTAAAGTTCATAAATAATGCATAGGTGAGATTAGGTGAGCCATTTTTTGTTTAATATCttacatacatcctgttataaaTAATGATATTTTTATATTTCTCGTATTTCTAGAATGATTAGGAAAATATTTCTATTTGAACCAACACAATTTCATTGTTGAACCTTTAACTAAGGCTTGAGGCCAGAAAGTGTATGTGCTGGCCACTAATGTTTGTAACGTGAAAATACATGGACATCTAGTTGGGATTATATCAACATAAACATCTCCCTTTTCTAGTTTAAACTGCAGCTATAAAATCATTTCATCCTATTGCTCTAAAATGCTTTGTATGTTCAGTAATTTAAGTGTTAATAAAATATAAATGATAAATATATGTATTAATGTGTGAATAATGTACTGGGCATGTAGTGTACTATTGCTATAGCTTAGTTCTTTCTCTGTGGGATCAGTCAAGACAATGATGAACCAGTAGGTGTCAGTATTACCACAGAAACACTGGTAGAAGTCTGCAtcatcacaacacaacagatttAGAAAGAGGAAATTCCAATGAATTAAGCAATGAATTCATGAAAAGGAAAATCTCTTTTCATAATTTTCATTATTGACAGCACATAGGTCTATCTGTGAAAACGGCGCATTTctttaagttgtagaaacaaataTAAAGTTAAAAAGTTATACccgatgacatcatcaaaagttAAAATGTGTTAAAAACATTGACTGTGTTCCAAAATGCACGTTATGCTCCTGTTCTTTCAATGGTGATCTTCCAAGAACACCTGAGAGAGCAATCTGTTTAGTATGGAAGAATGTAAATCGCTTAAAATCTGTTATATTTGAAATGCACTTCAACGTGACCTCTAACCTAAACAGGAAACTGTATCATGACGCAGCCGGTGTTAACAAAGCTAGCATTGATGCTAGGTATCTTTGAGCAACTAGCGCTAGCAATTCAGTGAACATCGAAGGTTACGTATGTAACCACGGTTATGTGAGctattggatcactccaatatgGTTTCCTTCCACGTGGCAGGGTACATTCTGAGTTAGAATTTCAGATTAGTACCGTGTACCGGGGAGTGCTGCGACTGACCACCTTAAATAGCTGCAGCGCACTACTTCCACCTCATGTCCTTTTCAAGGCGCTGTGATTCACCAACAAAAAGGATTGGAGTAATCCAACAGAGCACATAAACAGCCCAACTGGCCAAAGCGCAAATATCATTGAGGAGGAACTCCTCGGAGCAGGGACCACGATGTAGCTACTCCTCTAGTAGAATGCACCACTAcagcagaggtcagaggtcatagaTCAGAGGTCCACAATGTAGCTACTCTAGTAGAATGCACCACTGcagcagaggtcagaggtcataggTCAGAGGCCCACGATGTAGCTACTCTAGTAGAATGCACTAGGAAGATAGAAGCCGGCTGGCCTGCCGATATGCTGTAGTAATAGTGTCCACAATCCAGTGTGAGAGTCTTTGTATCGATTGGCTCTGGCCCAGAACTCTCCCACCATAGCAAACGAATAGCCAATCAGACTGCCGTATTGCCTGTGTCTGTGTAATGTAGGTGTCCATGGCACACTTGGCGAAACAAACACCCAGCTCACCGGCAACCGTGGGAGGAGCATATGCAGACAAATGTAAAGGCTGGTTCACGTCTGTTAAACAGGACCTTCAGCAAGAATGAGGGGTTAAGACGGAGGGTGACACTCCTCTTGTCTGGACCCATTCTGAAAAACATTCAGTGCTCACTGAAAAGGCATGTAGTTCACTCACGATCTTAGTGGAGGTAACAGCCAACAGGAAAACCACCTTTATGGATAGGTGCTTCAAAGTCGTGGACTCTAGGGGCTCGAGGGCGGCTTAGCAAGCGCTGACAGCACCACGTCAACGTTCCAGTTTGGCACTGAGCGGGCCATTCCTGGACACAGACATTGAACTCCCTTCATAAAGAGAGCAACGGATGGGTCCCTCGTGGCCATTGTCATGGCAGCTAAGTACACTCTCAATGTGGATGCCACTCGGTCCGCATCAAGCAGTGAAAACAGTAAAACAGTTTGCACATATGTCTCTCAAACCAGGTACAGAATATGACCCAAAACATTTGTTTTGACGCATTGGTGGAAGCAACCATGTCGTTCCGCAACGTGTTCACCCCCTTGTCCTGCAGGCCTAGACTGGTCCACTAACACCTTCAGAGGCCTGAAGCTGGAGGCGGCGCGGGTCCAGATGCCACAGTGTCCCCCTAGTCTGAAGAGGAGGTCGGGCCTCAGGGGCAGGAAATGCTGTCCTACCAGGTAGGGCTGGACCTGGTGAAGAGCTAGATTAACCATTCTGAGCTCCAGCACACTGTTGTGTTGACCAGTCCATGGGGGGATCCAGCGGCTGCATCTGGACATGGAACCTCAACCCGTCAGAGAGGCTTCAGTGTACAACAGCTCTCTGCAGTGGACTCTGATCTGGCTCACCCCTTTTAACAGGAAGAGTGGGATATTCATTTTGATAGGGTCCTCAAACATGCACTCATCACCAACAGTTaatgttgtttgtgttgttttgGAAGCTGGCCGTGGGATATCGAACAATGGCTGGAGTGGCCTGATGGAGAATGCCCAGTGGAACCAACAGTGATGCCATCGTCAGTAGGCTGAGTAACTGTTTGCACTCTAACACCAACATGGCTCGTCTGAGCCGGAAACGGTTGAGGTAGGATAGGATTTTTTTACTCTCACCTGAGGGAGACGTGCCCTCATGAGAGTCGAGTCTATGGACATCCTGAGGTAGATCCCCTTCCGTGATAGGGTGAGGCCCAGAACTCGTATGTGGTTCAAGAGGGTCCTCGTGGCCTGTTCCCTGAATGGGACAGACTATCCAATCATCCAGGTTAGGCAGTTACTCCTCCAGTAGGATGTCCAGTTACTCCTCCAGTAGGATGTCCAGCTACTCCTCCAGTAGGATGTCCAGTTACTCCTCCAGTAGGATGTCTAGTTACTCCTCCAGTAGGATGTCCAGCTACTCCTCCAGTAGGATGTCCAGTTACTCCTCCAGTAGGATGTCCAGTTACTCCTCCAGTAGGATGTCCAGTTACTCCTCCAGTAGGATGTCCAGCTACTCCTCCAGTAGGATGTCCAGTTACTCCTCCAGTAGGATGTCCAGCTACTCCTCCAGTAGGATGTCCAGCTACTCCTCCAGTAGGATGTCCAGTTACTCCTCCAGTAGGATGTCCAGCTACTCCTCCAGTAGGATGTCCAGCTACTCCTCCAGTAGGATGTCCAGTTACTCCTCCAGTAGGATGTCCAGCTACTCCTCCAGTAGGATGTCCAGCTACTCCTCCAGTAGGATGTCCAGTTACTCCTCCAGTAGGATGTCCAGTTACTCCTCCAGTAGGATGTGCCTCCACAGAGAAAGGCAAAGGCCGGCAAATTGCCAGCAGATATGCTGCAGTAACAGTGTCCAACATGCAATGTGAGAGTCGGTCGGATGGGCCCTGGCCCAGAACCTTCTCAACATAGTTAACGAAACCGATAAAGCTTTGAAATTGCCTGCGTCTGTGAAAAGTGTCCATTGCCCTAGTTGGGCAAAACACACTGGGGGAAGCTCCAGTTCACCCACAACAGCGAGAGGGGAGTGTGTGGACAACTGTAATGGCTGGGTTAACCTGTTGACGGGGTAGGGTTCCCTTTTGGGAACGACCCCTCCCACGTTCAGCTGGAACGGTGGCGcacggaatgcaaaaatattcttagaaatatttaacctccacacattaacaagtccaatagctcaaatgaaagataaacaccttgttcatctagccagcaagtcagatttctaaaatgttttacgacgaaaacatagcacatatttatgtcaaaccaccaccaaagacacagctaatttgaatagccaagttgaacaaaatatgcaatcaacaaccgcaggattaaaagaaaaataattcactaaccttttgaaaatcttcatcagatgacagtaataggacgtgttacacagtacatttatgtttttttcaataatatgcaatttatatccataaatctctgtttacaatgacgccatgttcaaaaaatgctactcaaatgtctggagaaatgatgatagccccgccagataacaagcaatacacatcataaactttgactaaatatacatgttctacatatagttagaaagatacacttcttcttaatgcaaccgctgtgttacatttatttttaacgatACAGAGTttgttcactaggctataatatgagacggcgctcagaaattagcagtatgtctcctctatgttggagtccacagaaacccaaaattaccacataaatattcccttacctttgatgttcttcgatcagaagccgtggaaggagtcatacttaccaaaaactgcgtttggttttcaagtctgggTGTTTGGGTTATCAAACGCGACAAATTTcggctgaaatgcagccaaaattctagtggatgcgcatcaaaacttcaaaattacatattatatgtcgactaaactggtcaaactaagtgcagaatcaagctttaggatatgctaaacgtgcaaaacaattctcagctcgaacagacaaaccgACATC
This genomic window from Oncorhynchus tshawytscha isolate Ot180627B unplaced genomic scaffold, Otsh_v2.0 Un_contig_19552_pilon_pilon, whole genome shotgun sequence contains:
- the LOC121843723 gene encoding pancreatic secretory granule membrane major glycoprotein GP2-like → MTLYHSDDFTKAYPAGGVTLSVGSVLHVGVSVEESETERFVVVLEDCYATQSPDPKDIMRYYIIQNKCPTEFRQVRVEESGSSLRARFSALLFLYQGDYRDVFLHCRLNLCDQRSSSCTPVCAKRKYRSVTPSVPLEPLTIGPITWSQNED